TCCCGCTCAACGGCGCCGGGGTCTGCGGTGCGGCGCTCGCCGACCTCGGCGTCCCCGTCGACCTCTTGCGCGGGCCGGCCCTGCTCGCGCGCGCCGCCGGCCTGCTGGGCCAGCTCGCGGAGGAGCGCCGCCGCCCGATCGGCATGGACGCCTACCTGGCCGTGGACCGCGCCGCCGTCTACGTGGACCCCTCCGCCTGACCCGCACCCCACCACCAGGCACCCCGCCCAGCACGCAAGGGAGCGCTGCATGGCCACCGTCGCCGCGGTCGTCGCCTCGACGCACCACCCCTTCTACTACCGCGCCAGCACGTCCACCGGCGACGAGCGGCCGCCGTTCGCGGACGCGTGGGTCGCGAAGGTCGAGGCCTTCCGGGAGACGCTCACCCGCGCGGAGCCCGACGTGCTCGTCATGGTGGGCAGCGACCACTTCCACCAGCTGTGGCTCGACAACATGCCGCAGTTCCTCGTCGGCAAGGCGCCCTTCTTCGACGCCAACTGGTACAACGAGGAGCGGGAGTTCGGCCTGCCGCGCATGGTCCTCAAGGGCGAGGAAGCGCTTGCCGCGCACATCCTCCGCGAGGGCCTCGACGCCGGGTTCGACCTCGCCTTCAGCAACGAGCTGCGCATCGACCACAGCATCACCTGCCCGATCATCACGCTGCGGCCGCAGGCGGACCTGCCGATCGTGCCGGTCTACACGAACATCTTCGCCCCGCCCCTGCCCCAGCCGCGCC
The sequence above is drawn from the Vallicoccus soli genome and encodes:
- a CDS encoding extradiol ring-cleavage dioxygenase, with amino-acid sequence MATVAAVVASTHHPFYYRASTSTGDERPPFADAWVAKVEAFRETLTRAEPDVLVMVGSDHFHQLWLDNMPQFLVGKAPFFDANWYNEEREFGLPRMVLKGEEALAAHILREGLDAGFDLAFSNELRIDHSITCPIITLRPQADLPIVPVYTNIFAPPLPQPRRFVELGRTLRRLVESWPVDKRVAIIGTGHLSLELGGPRQFGEHGPDPEFDRRAVDWIASGDVEGCLAEVTLDSLHAPGNATHGFMDFMLMMGVAGDGAKADHVDTLDLFHTMEAYFTWYPEGVPA